The genomic interval TCTTCTCTCTCTTCTAATTTCTGTTTTGGTTCCAGTTATTATTGGTGTCTTAGTAGGACTCGTTTCATTGAGAATAGAAGGTTATTATTTAGCGATAGCAACACTTGCAGTATCTGAGATTATTCGTCGATTATTTGATATTGATAAATTTACACATGGATACTCAGGTAAAAATGGGAATTACCCGATTATCTTTGGTTTAGAACTAGATAAGAGCTATACTTTTATCTTAATCACAATTGTTTTGGTATTAATTATGATACTGTCAAATAATTTTCTCAATGCTCAAACAGGCCGCGCACTACTTGCTATGAAGGGCAGTGAAGCGGCTGCTCAAGCAATGGGAATTAACCTTTTAAAATATAAATTAACTGCATTTGGGATTGCAACATTGTATGCAAGTTTAGGTGGGGTATTATATAACCATTTTGTCAATTATACTTATCCTGATACTTGGAACTTACTACTTTCACTTAATTTCATCGGTATAATTATTATTGGTGGTATGAGATCTTTATCTGGAGCAGTATTAGGAACATTTATTGTCTTTGGATTCCCAGAACTAGTGTTAAAAGAAATCCCAGGTATTGCGAATATTGATGGATTACAGTATGTAATGAGTGGGGTATTCCTTATCATAATTATCTTATTTTATCCTGGTGGTGCAATCAATATTTTTAAAGATATTAAGGATACATCTAAAAAAGTACTTCAAAAAATATTGAAAAAGCCTCAAGAAGCAGAGGTGGGATCGTAATGTCTAAAGTAGATAAAAAAATTGATGCAATACAAAAAGATACAGTACTAGAAATTAAAAATCTCTCAATTGCATTTGGTGGATTAAAAGCAGTTGATAATTTAAATTTAGAAATAAAGAAAAATGAAATATTTGGCTTGATTGGTCCAAATGGAGCAGGAAAGACTACGGTTTTTAACTGCATAACTCAATTCTACCGTTCTGATCAAGGAGAAGTTATTTTCAGAACAAATAAAAATAAAATGGTTAACTTAGTTGGGTTGAAAGTGCACAATGTCATCCGTTTAGGACTTGTTCGAACATTTCAAAACGTAGAATTAATCAAGGAATTATCGATTGTTGATAACTTGTTAATAGGAGCGCATATCAATTTTAACACAGGTATTTTTTCTCAAGCATTAAGATTACCGTGGGCAAATAGAGAAGAAAAAAATTTACGTGCTAAGGCCTTAGAAA from Mycoplasmatota bacterium carries:
- a CDS encoding branched-chain amino acid ABC transporter permease, which produces MKTREINSYTSNRKTNINYMIFGAVIAILPLLNGFGIIQSSTMTILGTVMFYSIVAMGLTILLGFSGLVSLGTAGFMGLGSYMAAYFTEDMKLPFLLSLLISVLVPVIIGVLVGLVSLRIEGYYLAIATLAVSEIIRRLFDIDKFTHGYSGKNGNYPIIFGLELDKSYTFILITIVLVLIMILSNNFLNAQTGRALLAMKGSEAAAQAMGINLLKYKLTAFGIATLYASLGGVLYNHFVNYTYPDTWNLLLSLNFIGIIIIGGMRSLSGAVLGTFIVFGFPELVLKEIPGIANIDGLQYVMSGVFLIIIILFYPGGAINIFKDIKDTSKKVLQKILKKPQEAEVGS
- a CDS encoding ABC transporter ATP-binding protein, with translation MSKVDKKIDAIQKDTVLEIKNLSIAFGGLKAVDNLNLEIKKNEIFGLIGPNGAGKTTVFNCITQFYRSDQGEVIFRTNKNKMVNLVGLKVHNVIRLGLVRTFQNVELIKELSIVDNLLIGAHINFNTGIFSQALRLPWANREEKNLRAKALEILQFLGIADIKDAYVGGQPYGVLKKVELGRTLMSNPKLIILDEPAAGLNDLETEKLAEIIKTIRDKYNCSILLVEHDMRLVMSICDRICAISFGKKLAIGTAEEIQNNKDVQEAYLGKDDGNIG